Proteins encoded within one genomic window of Eurosta solidaginis isolate ZX-2024a chromosome 1, ASM4086904v1, whole genome shotgun sequence:
- the LOC137237349 gene encoding uncharacterized protein, whose translation MAILQTILQKHIDLEFRLTKIVEKLPELAQHKVMRDSKVLIKKTHKIVCRISGETENDTHTELSIVMPLTSLDSVYDIEKKLDSDDYQESMKSYIVMLKDASSDIIGVMRKLFSDNVLFNFTWDGVHGKRSLSKLKLVNSVLFDVFKLQCRIDFEDSMRRCLTLSHNRHKQRRYLTNKSSSATA comes from the exons ATGGCGatactacaaacaatattacagaagcatatcgacctggaatttagattgactaagattgttgaaaag CTTCCAGAATTGGCTCAACATAAAGTTATGCGTGACTCAAAAGTTCTGattaagaaaacgcacaaaatagtatgccgtatcagcggagaaacggaaaatgatactcacaccgagctctctatcgttatgccactaacatcgttggattcagtttatgacattgagaaaaagttggactcagatgattatcaagaatcaatg aaatcatATATCGTTATGCTGAAAGATGCATCATCAGACATTATTGGAGTAATGAGAAAACTTTTCTCTGACAACGTTCTCTTCAATTTTACCTGGGACGGAGTACATGGCAAACGATCTTTATCTAAACTGAAACTCGTGAACAGCGTACTTTTTG ACGTTTTCAAACTGCAATGCAGGATCGACTTCGAAGACAGCATGAGACGGTGTTTAACGCTGAGCCACAACCGGCATAAACAAAGGCGGTATCTGACCAATAAATCCAGCTCTGCAACAGCATAA
- the LOC137237348 gene encoding transcription termination factor 4, mitochondrial-like translates to MLRKFSTNSNKYVPLLHRRQQLSTPSTVSTVLDDETLLDQAHIDEAVRVNPLLARVSPAQWRNVHETLMNHGLNTSNFLRIATGNPEVFARPTQRLVDAMEFWRSFQFTEKLMFLLLTKYPELLDVNENMRLRKHIGYLKSFAGTSKNVWKLLMNCPDLLEHSERHVEEKVTYLKEVMRVEIPEIIKSEALSKPLEEIRYRHVFLERLGLFKPRPLKVDPDEPTKNPLLYQITNKSDNAFATKVCYVTLVEFEAFKESEYEEWEKGKKLARNFCLELG, encoded by the exons ATGTTGCGGAAATTTTCAACAAATTCCAATAAATATGTGCCGTTGCTTCACAGAAGACAGCAA CTATCAACACCAAGTACGGTGAGCACAGTGCTCGATGATGAAACACTATTGGATCAAGCGCACATAGACGAAGCTGTGAGAGTGAATCCTTTGTTGGCTAGAGTGTCCCCGGCACAATGGCGTAATGTACATGAAACACTCATGAATCACGGTCTCAATACGAGCAATTTCCTGCGCATTGCAACCGGTAATCCGGAGGTGTTTGCACGTCCGACACAACGTCTAGTTGATGCAATGGAATTTTGGCGCAGCTTTCAATTCACCGAGAAGCTAATGTTTTTACTGCTAACAAAATATCCAGAACTTTTAGATGTGAACGAAAACATGCGTTTACGTAAACATATTGGTTATTTGAAATCATTTGCTGGCACTAGCAAAAATGTTTGGAAATTGTTAATGAATTGTCCGGATTTACTTGAACATTCGGAGCGACATGTCGAAGAAAAGGTGACGTACTTGAAAGAGGTAATGCGTGTGGAAATACCTGAAATAATAAAATCAGAAGCGTTATCTAAGCCATTAGAGGAGATACGTTACCGCCATGTCTTTCTTGAAAGACTGGGTCTATTCAAACCAAGACCACTTAAAGTAGATCCAGATGAGCCAACTAAGAATccacttttatatcaaataaCCAATAAATCGGACAATGCATTTGCAACTAAGGTGTGCTATGTTACACTTGTTGAATTTGAAGCATTTAAAGAGtctgaatacgaggaatgggagaagggaaaaaaactcgcacggaatttttgtttagaattgggctga